One window of Aggregicoccus sp. 17bor-14 genomic DNA carries:
- a CDS encoding iron-containing alcohol dehydrogenase: MKPIDMPTEARITEMAWPTKIVFGVGALQRLPAQVARLGMKKPLVVTDAGVVKAGLAQRVYDVLKGADVAFGVFDRVQPNPTEKDAFDGLEAYRSQGCDGIVAVGGGSPLDAAKLVQLLTTHEPPLSRYDDATGGDQYVRDDLPPLIAIPTTAGTGSEVSRSGVATLQDTGRKTVIFSPHLLPRAAVCDPELTVGLPPGPTAATGMDAFTHCLEAYLSNGFHPLADAVALDGIMRVGRSLETAVRNGKDLAARSDMMVAALEGAMAFQKGLGACHALAHALTPISNVHHGLANAVVLPAVMNFNRAAVVGRLARVAVAMGDTSLAREEVLAGNAIERVRALNAAIGIPARLRDVGVQEKDLETIAHKAFQDASHLANPRKCSEADLLAIAREAY, translated from the coding sequence ATGAAGCCCATCGACATGCCGACCGAAGCGCGCATCACCGAGATGGCCTGGCCCACGAAGATCGTCTTCGGCGTGGGCGCGCTGCAGCGGCTGCCGGCGCAGGTGGCGCGGCTCGGGATGAAGAAGCCCCTGGTGGTGACGGACGCGGGCGTGGTGAAGGCGGGCCTCGCCCAGCGCGTGTACGACGTGCTGAAGGGCGCGGACGTGGCATTCGGCGTCTTCGACCGCGTGCAGCCGAACCCCACCGAGAAGGATGCCTTCGATGGGCTCGAGGCCTACCGCAGCCAGGGCTGCGACGGCATCGTCGCGGTGGGCGGCGGAAGCCCCCTGGACGCGGCGAAGCTGGTGCAGTTGCTCACCACGCACGAGCCGCCGCTCAGCCGCTACGACGACGCCACGGGCGGAGACCAGTACGTGCGCGACGACCTGCCGCCCCTCATCGCCATCCCCACCACCGCGGGCACGGGCTCGGAGGTGAGCCGCTCGGGCGTGGCCACGCTGCAGGACACCGGGCGCAAGACGGTCATCTTCAGCCCGCACCTGCTGCCGCGCGCTGCCGTGTGCGACCCCGAGCTCACCGTGGGGCTGCCGCCCGGGCCCACCGCGGCCACCGGCATGGACGCCTTCACCCACTGCCTCGAGGCCTACCTCTCCAACGGCTTCCACCCGCTCGCGGACGCGGTGGCGCTGGACGGCATCATGCGCGTGGGCCGCTCGCTGGAGACCGCCGTGCGCAACGGGAAGGATCTCGCCGCGCGCAGCGACATGATGGTGGCCGCGCTCGAGGGCGCCATGGCCTTCCAGAAGGGACTGGGCGCCTGCCACGCGCTCGCCCACGCGCTCACGCCCATCAGCAACGTGCACCACGGCCTGGCCAATGCCGTGGTGCTGCCCGCGGTGATGAACTTCAACCGCGCCGCGGTGGTGGGGCGGCTCGCGCGCGTGGCGGTGGCGATGGGGGACACGTCACTGGCGCGCGAGGAGGTGCTCGCGGGCAATGCCATCGAGCGCGTGCGCGCGCTCAACGCCGCCATCGGTATCCCCGCGCGCCTGCGCGATGTCGGGGTGCAGGAGAAGGACCTGGAGACCATCGCGCACAAGGCTTTCCAGGACGCCTCGCACCTCGCCAACCCGCGCAAGTGCAGCGAGGCGGACCTGCTCGCGATTGCGCGCGAGGCCTACTGA
- a CDS encoding glycosyltransferase family 39 protein, protein MSERALRQERWTAFALWALALLALLLTERAVGYVRDESVYFAAGQSYAAWLRLLVHAPALALQDASIVRFFEENHEHPVLMKLLFGLSHAVLHEELGLMRPATAFRLPALALNALIPALVYRMGSSLWGRTAGLFAALSFFLVPRQLFNAELACFDMPVAAMWLLVVYAFWRALDEARWGWACGLAFGLALGTKHNALFLPVALAPFALARAWTATSGAGLREARRTLGLFVAVSLAVPLLFALMALSLGPEGLLRRIAPLSPATFLAGSLVVGLALCVRRLSVLAPPAARALGTLVAMLALGPLLFYLHWPYLWHHPVDRTAWYLAFHAEHLHYAWFYLGQLLVAPPFPLAYVFVVTALTVPLSLLAPMVTGLLGLAVRALRRRASLAELLVGAHALASILLISHPQVPHFGGVKHWLPSMPFLAMLAGASVARGCAALSQRLPARVPRAAVAAPVFALLFAPALLGLARVHPYCTSFYGELAGGLPGAASLGMQRQFWSNNVTGVLPWINAHAPQGARIYLHEVNGYSFRDYQRNGQLRSDLRPAGGPEDADLAAVQYHQEFREHEVAVWQAFGTQVPVTGLYVDETPQVIVYRRP, encoded by the coding sequence GTGAGCGAGCGCGCCCTGCGACAGGAGCGCTGGACGGCCTTCGCGCTGTGGGCGCTCGCGCTGCTCGCGCTGCTGCTCACCGAGCGCGCGGTGGGCTACGTGCGCGACGAGAGCGTCTACTTCGCGGCGGGCCAGAGCTACGCCGCGTGGCTGCGGCTGCTCGTGCACGCGCCCGCGCTCGCGCTGCAGGACGCGAGCATCGTGCGCTTCTTCGAGGAGAACCACGAGCACCCGGTGCTGATGAAGCTGCTCTTCGGCCTCTCGCACGCCGTGCTGCACGAGGAGCTGGGCCTGATGCGCCCGGCCACCGCCTTCCGCCTGCCGGCGCTCGCGCTCAACGCGCTCATCCCCGCGCTCGTCTACCGCATGGGCAGCAGCCTCTGGGGCCGCACCGCGGGCCTCTTCGCCGCCCTCTCCTTCTTCCTCGTCCCGCGCCAGCTCTTCAACGCGGAGCTGGCCTGCTTCGACATGCCGGTGGCCGCGATGTGGCTGCTCGTCGTGTACGCGTTCTGGCGCGCGCTGGACGAGGCGCGCTGGGGCTGGGCCTGCGGGCTCGCCTTCGGGCTCGCGCTGGGCACGAAGCACAACGCGCTCTTCCTCCCCGTGGCGCTCGCCCCCTTCGCGCTCGCGCGGGCGTGGACTGCGACGTCCGGGGCCGGGCTGCGCGAGGCGCGGCGCACGCTGGGGCTCTTCGTGGCAGTGAGCCTCGCCGTGCCGCTGCTCTTCGCGCTGATGGCGCTGAGCCTCGGGCCGGAGGGGCTGCTGCGCCGCATCGCGCCGCTCAGCCCCGCGACCTTCCTCGCGGGGAGCCTGGTCGTGGGCCTCGCGCTCTGCGTGCGCAGGCTCTCCGTGCTGGCGCCCCCGGCCGCGCGCGCGCTGGGCACGCTCGTGGCGATGCTCGCGCTGGGCCCGCTGCTCTTCTACCTGCACTGGCCCTACCTCTGGCACCACCCGGTGGACCGCACCGCGTGGTACCTCGCCTTCCACGCCGAGCACTTGCACTACGCCTGGTTCTACCTGGGCCAGCTGCTCGTCGCGCCGCCCTTCCCGCTCGCCTACGTGTTCGTGGTGACGGCGCTCACCGTGCCCCTGAGCCTGCTCGCGCCCATGGTGACGGGGCTGCTCGGGCTCGCGGTGCGCGCGCTCCGTCGGCGCGCCTCGCTCGCGGAGCTGCTCGTGGGGGCGCACGCGCTCGCCTCCATCCTCCTCATCAGCCACCCGCAGGTGCCGCACTTCGGCGGGGTGAAGCACTGGCTGCCCTCCATGCCCTTCCTCGCGATGCTCGCGGGGGCCTCGGTGGCGCGCGGGTGCGCGGCGCTCTCGCAGCGCCTGCCGGCGCGGGTCCCACGGGCCGCCGTCGCCGCACCGGTGTTCGCGCTGCTCTTCGCGCCTGCGCTGCTCGGGCTCGCGCGCGTGCACCCCTACTGCACCAGCTTCTACGGGGAGCTGGCGGGGGGCCTTCCGGGGGCCGCCTCGCTCGGCATGCAGCGCCAGTTCTGGAGCAACAACGTCACCGGCGTGCTGCCGTGGATCAACGCGCATGCTCCGCAGGGGGCGCGAATCTACCTGCACGAGGTGAACGGCTACTCCTTCCGCGACTACCAGCGCAACGGCCAGCTGCGCTCGGACCTGCGGCCCGCCGGTGGCCCCGAGGACGCGGACCTCGCCGCGGTGCAGTACCACCAGGAGTTCCGCGAGCACGAGGTGGCGGTGTGGCAGGCCTTCGGCACCCAGGTGCCGGTGACGGGCCTCTACGTCGACGAGACGCCGCAGGTGATTGTCTACCGTCGACCTTGA
- a CDS encoding CarD family transcriptional regulator, translating into MPEGSAPAPASLQLAVGDRVVYPKQGVCRVTAVDVKEVAGQRLTLVILKREEDGAVVMVPESKVASIGVRKVAGPQEVERLFSFLRSDSDKADLDWKLRARTNQDRMTQGGILGLAEVVKGLQVLSELRPLPTKERELYDSARHLLVSEVAAALSTSECNAEDAIDLVLFPPGRERPKRTAEEFKLKGGGGDDDLELDSDLLGLDGDLDLPSDEEPAPAEEEEQEGEGEEAEGGDEAAAEDEAPKKRGRPPKAKTAEAEAPKKRGRPPKAKPAEDAPPVAAKKPGRPPKAKAEPADEDAAPKKRGRPPKAKTAEAAKPAAKAAKKKS; encoded by the coding sequence ATGCCAGAAGGCTCCGCGCCAGCGCCAGCGTCACTCCAGCTCGCGGTCGGTGACCGCGTGGTGTACCCGAAGCAGGGGGTGTGCCGCGTCACCGCCGTCGACGTGAAAGAGGTGGCAGGTCAGCGCCTCACGCTCGTCATCCTCAAACGCGAGGAGGACGGTGCGGTCGTGATGGTCCCCGAGTCGAAGGTGGCCAGCATCGGCGTGCGCAAGGTGGCCGGCCCCCAGGAGGTCGAGCGGCTCTTCTCCTTCCTGCGCTCCGACAGCGACAAGGCGGACCTGGACTGGAAGCTGCGCGCGCGCACCAACCAGGACCGCATGACCCAGGGCGGCATCCTCGGGCTCGCCGAGGTCGTGAAGGGACTGCAGGTGCTCAGCGAGCTGCGCCCCCTGCCCACGAAGGAGCGCGAGCTCTACGACAGCGCCCGCCACCTGCTGGTGAGCGAGGTCGCCGCGGCATTGAGCACCTCCGAGTGCAACGCCGAGGACGCCATCGACCTCGTGCTCTTCCCGCCCGGCCGCGAGCGCCCCAAGCGCACCGCCGAGGAGTTCAAGCTCAAGGGCGGCGGCGGAGACGACGACCTCGAGCTGGACTCGGACCTGCTCGGCCTGGACGGCGACCTGGACCTGCCCTCGGACGAGGAGCCCGCTCCCGCCGAGGAGGAGGAGCAGGAGGGCGAGGGCGAGGAGGCCGAGGGCGGCGACGAGGCCGCGGCCGAGGACGAGGCCCCCAAGAAGCGCGGCCGTCCCCCCAAGGCCAAGACGGCCGAGGCCGAGGCGCCCAAGAAGCGCGGGCGCCCGCCCAAGGCCAAGCCCGCCGAGGACGCGCCCCCGGTGGCCGCGAAGAAGCCCGGCCGCCCGCCCAAGGCCAAGGCGGAGCCCGCCGACGAGGACGCCGCGCCCAAGAAGCGCGGCCGTCCGCCCAAGGCCAAGACGGCCGAGGCCGCGAAGCCCGCCGCCAAGGCCGCGAAGAAGAAGAGCTGA